Part of the Capricornis sumatraensis isolate serow.1 chromosome 9, serow.2, whole genome shotgun sequence genome, ttttcctggtctaaagtgaaagtgttgttcagtcatatccaactctttgcgaccctatggactgtagcccaccagactcctctgtccatgggattctccaggcaagagtactggagtgggttgccattcccttctccaggggatcttcctgacccagggattgaacccaggtctcctgcattttgggcagattctttactgtctgggccatcagggaagcccaccttgaGGTCTATCTAGTAAATATTATTTCCAGAGCTCACTTAATCCCACATTAacccaagagaaagaagagaaaatgaaacagtgggaacagtaaTAATAACACATAAATAACTCACACTGAATATTGAAATGGATTTCAAGATGTGTGcgtatacacaaatataaatataaaaatttgtacAGACACACTGAGTTCCCTCAAATTCTCAACTTATACGTAAACTAGGTAGACATTGCAAATGCCAAAGAGCGTGTGGGATATTAAAATCATTCAGGAATGTTCATCTAATGTTGCCACAGAATCAAGTCCATTCTAGCTATAAGATAACTCATCCAGGAATTTGTATAAATCTATGAATGCATTTGTTATAGTTCCAGACTGAAATTACATCACAATTGTGAATGTGTATGATACAGTGAGTAACTTATGATTTGAGTGACACATTTAAAAACTCAAACAGGTACAAAACATTCATCAAATCTAACTTTCTAAAAAGATGATTCTCTATTGGTTAGTACTGGATACCACTACCCATTTCACACAACCCAGAATATTGCTCAATCAACGTGGTATCCCAGCACATATCTGGCAGTTTTTTGCACTGTCTTATTCATGCATAAAGGCTTTTAAGACTCCCAAGATAAAAGCACATAaggatacaaatatatttttaaaggtatcTATAAAATACTGTTATCTAGGTATCAAAACTGAATTGCATTGTATTAGGATACCTATTCttatttctgatattttcaatatttaaagtAGTTCAAGTCAATAGTGCAGTTCATCTTTAGGAAGTATAGAGAAAAGTAGTATTTCTTTAGTCCAAGATTGTTAAACTCACAGAGCATACATATAGTAAAACATTAATATATAACTTTCTCCAAAGTTAAAACTTTTACAGAATGTTTATAAAGCTCTAAAACAGGTGATTTTAACCTACCAGCAAGAAgcttggctttctctagtttctaaGCAGCCAAAATATTCCTACTGAGGCACGATTCAATTTCTCGAGAGTTTATGTCAAAGACCTATATCTACTTCTTGGTGAATTTCTGTCATCCTCTACATTCCTAGACACACTACCATTCCAAACAATGTGCAAATAACTGTTTAGGAAAACTGAGATGCTCACTCTAGCTAGCTATTTACTTTCtgaataaaataaaccaaaagcatCTCAAAATTTTCTACAGGCTACGCAGAAGAGAGGGAAGGGTGATTTTCTATGAGCCACACAGCTAGGAGATGGAGCTGAACCGGAGAATGCGCTACTGCTGTTGAGTTTAAGCAAATTATGCCTTTTGTAAGGCTTTTTGTAAATCACCATAGAAGTTAATTAAAGTGCTTGCCATAGCTGTATCTACTGCAGACTGGGGAATCATTCCGCGCAGATCCGTCTGAATATAGCCTGTCAAAAGACTCCGGCTTGGACTGTCTTTAAGAGGAACACAAAACCAACCACAGGGATGGTTATATCCACGAACAAATTCTGATCTCTTTTCACTCCAATCAAGACTTATCCCTACAAGGcaatttaaaataagattaataACAGCAATGACTGATATTAACCTAAAGTTCATTAAAAGTATTATCAGATTGCTTATTTAAACATTCTTATCCATGTAGATGAAAACTAAGCCCCAAGAGTGACCGTGGAAGAATGAAAAAGATAAGTACCAAGTGGAATTCTGACAGAGCCTGGTAGATGTATAATAGGGAAAGTTCTAATCCCTTCAGAATAAACGGCATGTCATCTTGGTAACTCCCTGGAAAACAGGAACCTTCCCATCGCAGTGGGCCCCAGGCACCGAGAATCACACCTGCAGTGTGACCCTTGCTCCCACAGGCCCCGCCAAATCCAACCTGGCTCTGATGACTGACAGTAAACAGGTGGAGGTGTACCTGAAACTGCCACCTCAAAACACACTGTAcatacaaaaacactaatttacctacagatatattttcaaaagcaTGAGCCTTCTAacaatattttcaattttgaaaagaaaattactacACAGatcaaggaaggaaaaatatcCTAGCACATGCCGAGCATATTTTTTTTTAGAGTATATGACCAAGAAGCTATTTCTTGAGAGTGACTTAGAAGGAAACCCACTGACAAGACCCCTTTCTTGGAGGCAGTCACGTGACCCATATTTGTTAGCTGTGGCATGAAGGGTACTATGTAATGGGGAACAAAAACTCATCAGAAAGACTGCAAAACCCTTTCTGATATTGTTACTTTCATCCCTAAGGTTTGGCATTTGCAAACCAAGCTTATTGACTATAAAACAACCATGAAGGTtgaaaatatatcttgtgtaGAAAGAAATACCCAGCCTAGAAAACTCAAAATTTACAACAAACTGAGAGAAAGTAGAGGCTTTGAGACATTTACCACAAGATAGAAGCCCTTCTTTATAGCCCACAGTGTAGGAGAAGTCAACAAACTCTCTTGGAGAGATTATATTCCAAAGCTGACCCGCAGTTGTATAACGCATCACACAgcaattctgaaaaagaacagcaaaCAGCTGTTAGTAATACAAGCAACACAGACACAGACTCACATAAGTTAACCTGTAGTAAAACATTAACACTCACTGAAAATGTGTTATAATGATTACCAACATTTCTTACAGTGATTCTGACAGATTTAGAAATCTATTCTGTATCTCACTGTTATCTATGGACATGTGCACGATATACAATCAAAGTACAGAGGTAAGTTACCCAGAATCCAAATCTCTCTTTCAAAACAGTCACCTCATACCCTCTCTGGTAAGTGGAGGCAGGCAGTATAGACTGTAGATGGCTAAGATGAAATCCACAAACACTTTGATTAAAACAAACATGGCaagaaatgaattaatgaaacagaaaaagccACTTTCATTACATACTTCTCTAATACCAAAggtggcatttttttctttgattttggcTTAACGGAAAACCTACATACTATTACCTAGAAAACTGAATATGATGGTGgtattttcagaattttagaTTTCAGAACCTCAAAGTTTTACAATCAAAGACATAATTTTCTTAAGCAGAATGGATAAAGCTATTGCAAAAAACAAACTCAGTTCTAACACTCATCAGAGATCTTTGCCGTGACTGCTTAGTCTCAACGCAATGACTACAGTAGTGAATGCAAGTGCATACACACTTGAGCCCTCCCGTGCACAGTCTCACACacgacacacacagacacacacacacacacaatccgcAGTAACATTTCAAAACAAATACCTCTTCAAAGTGCTCCAAAATATCCAAAGAGGTCATTAAGCTGTCCCAATCCAAGCGACAGGGACCTGGGCGTATATGGTCTATTACACTATTGACAACATCGTCTATCACCCCTTGGGCTttgaagctggaaaaaaaatattaaagtcaaATGCTATTGGAATGAAAAATTTCAGTATGCTCTCATAGTTCACAGTTCActtcaaagaaagtaaaatttagtGAAGATTTTTTGAAAAGAGTAAATCCTTACAACTTGTGTGATAAATTAGGTTCTATCAATTATTTCATCAAAATGTACTCTGAAGATCTAACAGGAGATCTGAAGGCTGTCTTCCGCATTATCAAGAACACAGTAAGTACCTTCATGTTACACTGGAGCCAAGGACAGTCTGCAGAACACCGTAATGCTCCATTACTCTCTATGCTGTTCTTTTCTCAGATACGCTCTAACATGGTATTAGTATATCCATGTTTTAGCCTAACtttcaaaaactttttattaGGAATAGAAAAATAGGTCACCCAGGaatagaacacccaggactgactcaTGAATAATAGCAGAACTTAACATATTTCAAAGGTGGCAGGCCGTATCAGCACGAAAAAGACGCACTATTTCATAAATGGTGTATGGATTCCACAGTTATcctaacagagaaaataaatctgaatTCTTGCTTCACATCAGTCAAGACAATTCCAGATAGACTAAATACCACTatataaaaggtaaaatttttaaactttgagaAAATTATGTAAGTTACTATCTTTGTAACCTCAGGATACAGGAAGATTATTTGactacataaaacagaaataacacaagatggttaaaattaaaaacttgcatACCACAAATGACAAAAtaagtaatttctttaaaaactagtcGCAGACTGGAAGAGTATAAGTGTAACACATATTTAGATGCTGCttcttagttgctcagctatgtccaactctttgtgaccctacggactgtagcctgccaggctcctctgtccatgggattatccaggcaagaatgctggagtgaactgccatttccttctcccaggggatattcctgacccagggatcaaacgtgggtctcctgcattgcagacagattctttatcgtctgaaccaccaggaaagcccatggactgaggagactgatgggctacagtccataaggttgcaaagagctagacatgactgaagtgactcagcacagcacagcacatacttaTTATAGAAGatatatgattcagttcagttcagtcgctcggtcacgtctgactctttgtgatcccatggactgcagcacaccaggcctccctgtccatcaccaactcccagagtttactcaaactcatgtccattgagtccgtgatgccatccaactatctcatcctctgtcatccccttctcctcccgccttcaatcttttcctggaatcaaggtcttttccaatgagtcagttcttcgcatcaggtggccaaaatattggagtttcagcttcagcatcagtccttccaatgaatatccagggctgatctcctttaggatggactggttggatctccttgcggtccaagggactctcaagagtcttctccacaccacagttcaaaagcatcaattcttcggcgctcagctttctttatagttcaactctcacatccatacatgaccactggaaaaaccatagccttgactagacgaccttTGTTGGAACCATTGTTCAAACAACGAGATAAAGACAATCCAAAGAAAAGATGGGCAAAGGACAAGAGTGACCTGAAAGATCAATAAACCTAGAAAAGATGCCCAATGTCACTCATAGTCAAATCATTACTAGCCAAGATACCATCCTGCCAGAGATTAAGAAATTAATAACAAGTgttgaatggaagaaaatgacaTCTCTCAAAGTGCTATCACCGCTTTACAGAACAGTTTGACAACAGGTACATACCCAAGAAAACGATACACATGTGCAAAAGGAGACGTGTACCAAGAAGCATACTACAGAGAAGAATTGACAACAAACTAAAGATTTATCAGTAGGCAAATCTGCAAACACAGATAAACACACTGAGGTCGTGAATATAGAACTGAAAGTGCAGATCAACATGTAACAACACGGATAAACTGAAACGTAACATcgaacagaaaaaattaaaacacattaccagaagaaacacacacacgtatgGCCCAAGTATGAAACATGAATACTACACCTTCAAGACAGTAGTTACCTgcgagaaagaaaggaaaaagagacagaCTGGCTCCAACCATCATTATTTTGGgggtcttttttctcttttttaagcatCTGAAGCTTTTTATCAGTTTGCAAATATCTCAAGCTCAAGCTTATACTATCCTCCATCTTAAATCTGCTCTTTCGCCTAGGTTCTCTAACTTGGGACGAGGGTAGGGGTGGGTAATACAAATTAATTCAGGCATCCAAATTAGAAATCTGGGATTCAACTTCAacacttctttttctcttaacCCCATTCAAACAGTCAGAACTAGAAAGTCACTGTGTTTTACCAAGATGACTTTCTAAACATTAAGTACACAGAACAACATGTGGGTTTCAACAGATGTTAGTTATCATCACCACTGTCATTATTACGCTACCATCAAATCTCTTTCAAGTCCATTTGTCCTTTTCAGCTCCCCTGCTGTGTCCTTAGTTTGGGAACTCTGTGTCCAACTCAATACTGCATCAGTTTCTAGCTCTTCTGATCATATAACTCTAACAATCTGAAAAAAGCCACAGATCTCTTCCCAGGAATACACATTGTCAGAAAACTTTGTATACAAtcatgctactgctaagtcacttcagtcgtgcccgactctgtgcgagcccacagacggcagcccaccaggctcccctgtccctgggattctccaggcaagaacactggagtgggttgccatttccttctccaatagatgaaagagaaaagtgaaagtgaagtcgctcagttgtgtccgactcttcgtgaccccatggaccgcagcccaccaggctcctccgtccatgggattttccaggcaagaatactggagtgagctgccatttccttcgccaatccatgaaagtaaaaagtgaaagtgaagtcgctcagttgtgtccgactcttagcaaccccatggactgcagcctaccaggttcctccaaccatgggattttccaggcaagagtactggagtgggtgccactgtATACAATCATAGGGACACTTTAAGAAGCCAGCTGTAGTCTCCGAGGATACaagctcttctctaaactttcTATGCTCATTTCTGTCTCTCACAACTGTTACCATAATAAATACAAAATCCTTTGAGGACCTGGGAGGGTTGGGTTGAGCAGAGGATAAACACAAAACCGAACTCCTTGGTTTAAGAATTCAGAAGTCCTTCAGACGTGCTCTCCTCATTCCTATACTTTATGTTCCAACTATATAAACACAACATGAACCTCCGTAAAAAaaagtcagtcgctcagtcgtgttcgactctttgtgacccttggactgtaacccaccaggctcctctgtccatggagttctccagtcaagaatacaggagtgggttgccattctcttctccaggggatcttcctgacccagggatcgaacccatgtctcctgcattgcaggcagattctttactgtctgagacaacAGGGAAGCCTAAATTCTGTAAACAAACTCTCTCAGTGTTTCCCATCTACCTGGAAGTCATCTGTGTTAATGTGATTAAGTGCAGTTCTCTCTGCCTCATTCCCTAAGAAACACCTGTCTGTTCTTTCTGGCTCAGCCCAGGTATCAGCTCTTCTGTGAGTTTTTATCACTGAGCACAGTGCCCTCAGGCACTTTTAGACTTTTTCAGCCCCTGTGGGGAGTTACTGATCTAAAGGGTTAACTTCCACACTTGCTTACAGTGTTCAATCCAACCCTAACTGTCCTTCTCAGAAATACTGTACAACTTACCTTTCTGGAAATGCTATCTTTGGCAATACACTTCAAAACATTCTGTATGTATAAAGTGTGGTCaacagtttcattttaaaaagtgccaTGCCCCCAGAATATGAATATCCCACTCCAATTACACAAGGCACCTATCTGCActggctttaaaaaacaaaatgtatttttttactgGTTAAAGACATAATTCTTACTCTGctatatgcaaaaaataaataaacaaaaatcacacATAAAACTGCCCTCTAGAGGTACATACTTTTgtgttaaataaaaacattttaatataaaaatagttaAAGTCAATTCATGACTGTGCTACATACAGGTTAGTACTCTGCTTTATTCACTTTTCATTATATCTTTAGCATTTTTTATGTTCTTaaataatatctgaaaatatGGTTTTTAAAGATTGTAAAATAgcacattttataatttaatcatTCCTTAATTTTTGATTATTCaggttgtttataatttttaatgttttaagtaACATGATAGAAGAGACAAGTACTTAAATAACTATTAATTTCCAATGATTTCTTCAATACACATTCTTAGAGCAAAATATGCTATAGTACTGAATAAGTGCAGAAGGAATATTGGAAGTATTTTATATACCACAGTAAGAAATTAAGATTTTATCAGCTATACCATCATTCATGATTCCCAAAACCACCAACTCTATTCACCAGGgatacagatattttaaaagctttgaaTACATAACATGATTTTCTTCTCAGAaagtttaaaatcttaaaagcaaaagcCAAACTTTACTGCCAGTGATCATTTAGTGATCatgagtatatgtgtatatacatttgaAGTTTAGCAGTATTTTAAGAGCTATGTAAAACTACAAGAATTACTTACAGATATCCATTAAATTCTTCTGAAGGTTTCCTCCAAATTGTTACATCTTTCTATACAAATAAAAACAGTGTATAGTGATAATTACATAGGTGGCAATCTGGATATAAAACTGACAATTTCATAAAGTCTACAGCATTAGCTTTTGCACGAAAACAAAACATAAGTAAACAGTCAAAGAAATACATACAAGTCACTCATACCATGAAAGAATCCATGTCTGAATTTTTTCTGTATCCTAGAGTACTACACATCTTAAATTACAGACCCCTAGGAAAAGGTTTTTCAGCAGCTTAAAGACACCCAAGCACCAAGATCCGGTGATGGCACTCTCACTGGCCATTATTTGCATGATTACAGTCTCATCTATTTACCATTACTGAAGAATTTAGTCTAAGATACTAGaatcttaaatatttaattctgaatttgctCATATATCTTTTTAGGTTTAAGCAATTCACATCTATGATGACAGTACTACCCTGAATGAGTCCTGACATTTTTTTCCAGATCATCTCGTAAGAAATTCTGCGCATCAGAACAGCTAAAGCACTTAACTGGAAGAGCCCTGGTCTCTAGGGTTGGCTCTGTCAACATTCAACTGTGTGACGGTTCGGGGAAGTCGTACTGGTGAAAAAAAGAATACTAATGGACCACCCTCACAGGCTTGTTAAAATATCTGAAATGATTTCAAACTATCAATTTCTATACTTTCCTTTCTTAAACTGACCATGACATGTTGCATTTATTGACCTGAGAGGCTGCTCTTTACAGTCTTGTTGCCGTGAGTCTCTTCCTGTGTCCACTATCTGAACAGCTGATGACTGTGTGCAGGACTGCTGTCCCTCCTCTGTGAGCTATGAAACCACCAGCTTTACTGACACATTCATCTACCCTGCACATTCATCTAAAGTGTGGTCCATATGTTTCTGTACCATTTTGAAAGTCATCCACCAGCTCATTAGAAGACAGACCCCAAACACAAGTAAGTTAATTAATTTACCGTCTTCTTAGCAACTCGCCACTTTTCATCTTCAAGGTTGTGGTACTGGATAAGAGTGTTTTTAAGTCTAGTCGCCAAAACAGCTGCATCAGGCAGGGCTTCCATTTGTTTTTCCTGTTACAGAGACTAAGATTATCATCAGCAAATACCAGAGTTAGATCCAGCAGACGAGGGGGAAGGGCTCAAATCCgacagcattaaaaaaatcctCCGGGAGCTGAGAGACACCTACACATGCAGCCCACCCCAAGTCAGTAATCAGAATCCCTGCACATGGCTCCTTCCTCAAAGCTTCCAGGATGTGGAACACGAAGGATAAGAATCATATATCTTGCGTTATTAAAATCCTCATataaaaaagaagatacaatCCTATTTCCCTTTCCAATAGAATTGaaccaaaagaaataaattaaaaaactcaaataacaacaacaacaagaaaacacaaaactgctctttccaaaatacaaaaataatatacaaggTATAAACTCTTTTAAAAGTCCTTAGAGTTTTAGCaattgaaaattttcattttaccatCCAACAGATATAGCACTCATTCTAGCAAATAAATGACAACCACAGTTGGAAACATTGCACATCTTTTAAGGATAGGGctgggggggaaaaaagagatagGGCTAGAGACCTCTGAAGAATTTCAAAAGTCTCAAGAATTCTACTGActtcaatattttatttgatgAAGTGTCACATGATTCAGTGAGGTATCTGTGTAACAAAAGAGGTGATATGAAGACCTCTGAGCTACCAATACAGCATAAATAAGTGGTTTATAGTTTTAAGGCAATAATTTAACTATATAAAGAGGAATGATTAATAGTTGCAAAGAAAAGCTATCGTTCAGCAATACTTTGAAAGGGAAATAACTAAACTTGAAAGAAAATAGTATGAGGGATTCTATAATGTAATCATTGTAGAACACTGCTGCAGATTCTCTGATGAGTCTGACACTGCATGACTTCTGCAGCTAGCTAAGAGAAGTCCATGGATGTCTGAGAATGATCACCCCAGGAGCCTCTGATAAACGAGCAAGCACACAAGGAACGCGGTTACCCCTGAGtattatgggtttcccaggtggctcagtggtaaagaatccacctgtcaacgcaggagacacaagaggcctgagttcgatctctgcgtcgggaagatcccctggagaagaaaatggcaacccactctagtattcttgcctgggaaatcccacggacagaggagcctggcagtttacagtccatggggtcacagagaatcagacacgactgaacacacacacactatactcTACTCTTTGACTACCATGACCCTTACTAATAAGAGGGGTGGTCTCATGTCTGCTTTTTAACTACTATAACCCCACCAAGTAGAACACTGTCTGAAACACAGCAGGCCCTTAATATTTACTGACGTATACTTGCTTCAGAACATGAACTAACTTCTCTCCTTTTGGTGCCATGGTACTCTCCACTAAAAGGCTAAGGAAGAAAAGGCTCTGGAGAAAGCTGTCCATTGACAGATCACGAAGTTACTGCAAGAAGAGATCCAAATGGAGTATCAAGGCTCACACCTCTGTGGGAAAGGATGCCGCTCTCACCACAGGTGCACACATCAGAATCGCCTGGCGGTAATTTGCAGCAGTTGTTGATGTTGACAAAGCCTCTCTCCttggtcaggctcctctgagctcTCTTCACAATGAGGCCTAGCCCTTGGGAAGCTGGTGgcttagtggaaaagaatccgcctgcagtgcagttctaagagatgcaggtctgatccctgggtcaggaagactcccctggaggagggcatggcaagccctccagtcttcttgcctggagaatcccatggactgagaagcctggcggactacagtctgcaggttcgcaaagagtcggacacgactgggcagcaCACACGCCAGCTCCTGGGCTTGTCCTTGGACCCCACAGTCCAGTTTCTGCAAGAGTCCTGCTGAGTCAGCTTTATGAAATCCCCTACCCTGGAACTTCCTTATCCCACTTTCAATCTTATCACCCTAGCCTGCCTTTAGCAAGAATCCTGTCAAGTTGCTTTAGGGTAATACCCCTTAGTAATTTTTCACTCACTGACACCCACCTTGCTCCCTTGCTATCCACCCCCATTTGCCCTTGCTGTATTCAGAATGAAGCCTAGTTCTATCCCAAGGTTTCTTTTCCACTATTGCAACAGTCACTGAATAAGATTCGCCTTTACCACTCACTCTAATTTGTGTCTGCCTCTGGTTTTCTGTGACACTGATTTTGGATATTAGATTTCATGGACTTCAGCCAGATagtctgattcagtgggtctgttCTGGAACAGGCCCCAGAAAACTAGGTCCTTTAAGAAGCCTCACTGATCATTCTGTTATGCAGTCAGGAGTGACAGCCACTAATCTGAAAACTAAAGTGACAAAAAGAAGTCAGTGCTATAGGTAATATTGAAACAGCACAGACCAGAGCGTAAAAGCCATTAAACATGATGAAACATGAAAATGAGACAGAAGTtcgggaaaggaaaaaaagcttcTTCTCTATTCTCTGATGATCTATCCTGAGATCtgcaaattaaactgacaaaagataaacagaaaaaaaacgtTAACAAAACGTACTTGATGAcaatatttaatttctatgtgCGAAGAGAAGCAATTACATGTGGAGTTTATACACCATTTTAAAAGAGAGTGATAAACTGCGGAAAAATGACAAGACAAGGGAAAGGGGGTTTGAGCTTCTAGGGGTGGTAAATtattgcaaaataaatatatgaggAAGAATAATAAAAGATAAGGGCTATTTTAGTAAAGTTAGACTGTGTAGACCATCTCAGGGCCAAATTTCTGTCTCCATTGACAGCAGTTATTCTCCTGGTACAGGAGCAAAGTCAGTCCTTCACAAAAGGAAATTTATGTCCTATTTTTAGGCAGATAGTGGAAGGAAAAATAGTTCTCCTTTTGCTGCTTCttaattgccttcagctcaaagtAAACTTTTTTCTGAAGTagcatattttggggtggcatatACCTTCagagggcttccgtggtggctcagtgggtaaagaatctgcctgaaatgtgggagacctgggtttgatccctgggttgggaagatcccctggaggagggaatggcaacccactccagtattcttgcctggagaagccccatgagccccagagaagcctggtgagctacagtccatggggtctcaaagagtcggacacaactgagcgactaagcacagcacatcccTTCAGAAACATGGAAAAGTATATAGAGAAAATTCAATAATACAGAACTTAGGATCTATGAAAGTgcgaaatatttaataattatagatCCTAACCACAGACTAAAAGTGGATGAGCTCATTCAAAAAGTCTGTGAGTCAGAAATAGATCCTCTGCACCCAAGAGACTGCTAACTTGACAGCCAGGGCAATGGCCTTATGAAAGCATATGTTATAAACAAACATAAGTTCTTGAGAGGACTTACAATGGAAATTTAACTTATCTATTACTGGGATCATGCTGATTAAACAACATTCTTTAAATCCAAGGGTCACCCCTACCAGATTTCTGTGTTGGGCAgataaaagtattttcaaaactcTTTGATAGAAATCAAAGGAAAGCTACTGTCAGCATAAACCATACTGTATTTATGCAAATCTAGCACACAAAAAGCAATAAGAAACTACCTCTAAAGATGAGAATCTGAATTTTTACGGTGATTACGTAAGTTATCATTCACTCCCACTGGATAATATAAAGTTCACATTCCTTAATGTGGCTTATGGGTCCATTTCCAAGCCGACTGTCTAATTTCTACTCTTCTCTCCTGGACACCCCCTTAAGACTACATCAGCTCCCCCTTAATGTGAAAAACTCCTGTTAATGGGCCTCTTTAGGTGTGGTGGAGTAGGaggtagaaaaggaagaaaagaaagtttaatTATAAACTTGGGAAATCTCTCTTCTAGTCTCATGAAGTATTTAACCAGGCAGTTAACTCTTGCATGGATTTTCTTCATCAAGATTAAGTCCAAAAGGGAGTGACAGTTACTTTCTAAACTGATCATTTGTGTGTGGACAGGCAATACAGAGCATCCCTCATGGACCAAGGTGGGATGGAGCTAGG contains:
- the STARD4 gene encoding stAR-related lipid transfer protein 4, whose protein sequence is MEALPDAAVLATRLKNTLIQYHNLEDEKWRVAKKTKDVTIWRKPSEEFNGYLFKAQGVIDDVVNSVIDHIRPGPCRLDWDSLMTSLDILEHFEENCCVMRYTTAGQLWNIISPREFVDFSYTVGYKEGLLSCGISLDWSEKRSEFVRGYNHPCGWFCVPLKDSPSRSLLTGYIQTDLRGMIPQSAVDTAMASTLINFYGDLQKALQKA